ACTTGCTGTGAAGGTGTTCCTGCAGGTGAATATTTCGGGCGAGGATACCAAGTTCGGCCTGGCGCCGGAAGCGGTGGAGGACTTCCTGCGGGAGATCGCCCCGCTTGACCGGGTGAAGGTCATCGGCCTGATGACGATGGCCCCTCACGAGGAAGACCCCGAGGCGACCCGGCCGGTATTCCGCGGACTCCGCGAGTTGCGCGACCGCCTGAATCTGCTGGGCTTGACACCTGAGCCTATACATGAGCTGTCGATGGGCATGTCGAATGACTTTGAAGTGGCGATACAGGAAGGAGCCACCCGGGTGCGCCTGGGAACGGTATTAGTAGGTCATGAGGAGGGAGAATGATGGGCGTGATGAACCGGTTTATGAGTTTCTTGGGCTTGCAGGAGGAAGAGGAGATTGTGGAACGGGAGCAAATCTCCCGCGATGAGGATGAATACGAACCCGCCCCTGTAGAAACACGCAAGAATCAGAGGGCCAACGTCGTCAGCATTCATTCCCAAAAAAATGTGAAGGTTGTGCTCTACGAGCCGCGCTCGTATGACGAGGCGCAGGAGATTGCCGACCATCTGCGTTCACACCGCACGGTAGTAATTAACCTGCAGCGGGTGCGCAATGACCAGGCGATGCGGATTATCGATTTTCTCAGCGGAACTGTTTATGCTCTGGGTGGAGGAATATCCAAAATTGGGGGCAATATATTTATGTGCACACCGGACACCGTGGAGATCCAAGGCTCCATTACCGAGATCCTGGGTGACGAGCAAGATTACAACAGAATGAGGTGAGCAGGTTTTGAACGAAGTATCATCAATTATCTACATCCTATTCCAGATTTACTATTACATGATTCTCGTATACATTCTGATGTCCTGGCTGCCGAATCTGCGTGAGAACTTTATCGGCGAGCTGCTGGGTAAGCTGGTGGAGCCGTATCTGGCACCGTTCCGGAGGATTATCCCTCCGCTGTTTGGAACGCTGGATATTTCCCCGATTGTCGCGATTATCATGCTGCGCTTTGCCGCAGTCGGGCTTCAGTCTATCGTAGCCTCGGTCTTCGGCTGAGTCCGATGAAGAATGAAATCTACGGGCATTTCCACCCGGATGAACGGCCGTTTGTGGACAAGGCCTGGGAGTGGGTTACGAATGCGGGGGAGTATCATGAGACGAAGCTGACCGAATTCCTGGACCCCCGTCAGGCCTATATTCTGCAGAGTCTGGTGAACCGCCATCCTGATGTGATTGTGCGCTGGGAGGGCGGTTCTTCGGATGCCGAGCGGAAGCGGGGGCTGGTGGCTCCGGATTATCGAGACCTCACAGATGAGGATATGGAATTAAGCGTGCTGAATATCACCTCAGGCGAACAGAAATTTCTCTCGCTGGAGCATGGAGATTATATGGGGGCAATCCTGGGACTTGGCATCAAAAGAGGCAAGATCGGTGATATTCATGTGCTGGAAGACGGCTGTCACGTAGTGGTGGCTGCTGATATCGCGGATTATCTGTCCATGCATTTGACCGGTGTACACCGGATTAACGTCAGTACCGAGATCCTGCCGTTATCCGGCCTGCGCAGCAGTGAAGCGAAGCTGGAGACAATGGAGTTCACAGTGGCATCCCTGCGGCTTGACGGGATTGCAGCGGATGTCACGCGGCTGAGCCGGAGCAAGATTCTGGCCCCGATCAAGGCCGGGCGCGTCCGGGTGAACTGGAAGGTCGAGGAAGATCCATCCTGTTCATTGAAGGACGGGGACATGGTCTCGATCCAGGGCTTCGGACGGTTCAAGGTGCTGGAGATCGGCAGCTTGACGAAGAAGGGCCGTTACCGGATTTTGGTAGGCAAATTTGTCTGAAGTCTTTGCAGGATTACAGCTGTGCTTGTCGAAATTGATAATCTCAGGGAAATATGGACATTTAGCAGGCCGTGCGCCGGTAATTGTCTTTCATCTATAATCTTCACCGAAATTTCTAGGAGGTGCACAGCATGCCATTAACACCGCTCGACATACATAACAAGGAATTCTCCCGGAGAATCCGCGGTTATGACGAAGATGAGGTCAATGAATTTCTGGATCAGGTGATTAAGGATTACGAGAGCGTGATCCGGGAGAATAAGGAACTGCACAACCAGCTGTTAACTCTTCAGGAACGCCTGGATCATTTCGTCAATATTGAAGAGAGTCTGTCCAAGACGATTCTTGTAGCCCAGGAGGCTGCAGATGATGTCAAGAATAACTCCAAGAAGGAATCCCAGCTGATCCTCAAGGAAGCGGAGAAGAACGCAGACCGGATTATTAACGAAGCGTTGTCCAAATCCCGTAAGGTGGCGATTGAGACAGAGGAACTGCGTAAGCAGGCTTCAATCTATCGTACCCGGTTCCGGACGCTGCTGGAAGCCCAGCTGGAGCTGCTATCCCAGGATGACTGGAATGCGCTGGAGAGCCGTGAGGTTAGCGAGAACGCGCTCTGAGCCTAAGATGACGGTTAGCTTGTACCCTTAATGCACAAAACTCCTTACCAGTAGGTCAATCAAGACCTCTGTTAAGGAGTTTTTTTGTGTGCAATCTAATCGGGTACGATCACTTTGCCTGTAATGTGGATCGGGCCCCTTAGGTTAATTTCACCTTGAAGATCTTCCATATTGGAGGCAAAGACCTGAAATGCATAATAACCTTCAGGAAGATCGGTAAGAATGGTCTGAAACATGGTTGTCATTCGAATCGGCTCTCCATCCGCCGGGATAGCGGATTGTTCTGCACTACCTACGAGAATTCCATTCACAAGCACTTCAAGCAGGAGGGTGGGCTGAACGGGCGGTGTGGCAAAGACGTTAGTAGCCTCCCAGCCAACAGTTGTAGCAAGCTCAACGAAGTTGCTTGGAGCAGGAGGAACGGGCATACCGAATTCTAAGATCAGGTGCGGTGTTCCGTCGATTGGAAGCGGAGGTCCAAAGGATAGATTGGTGCTGACACTCCGGGCAAACTCTACTAGGGTATGCGGCATTTTTTCACCTCCGTATTATGGCATAGTTCCATCCTATGTTTTGAGTGAATATTATGTTAGAGACAACATCCTATGGACTGGAAAAATATCGGAACTTATGGTGGTGGTAGCTATGAATATTCTATTTATAACTTCAGGCTTCCAGGGCGTGTATTCTTTCTTCGAACAGCGCATCGCAGGGGCTTTACAGAAAGCGGGGCATCATTGCAGAGCTTTGCAGCCTGGCAGTGCTTTGGATGAATTAAAGCTTAACCAGCTTTTTTGGCAGCCGGAGCTGATTCTGCTTATGGCCGGTCTGAAGGTTCCGGAGTCTGTGCTGGAATGCATCAGACAATCCGGGGTGAAGTCGGCGGTGTGGATGACAGAGGACCCCTATTACATGGATTGGACGGCTCCGCTGATTGCTTATTTCGATTATATTTTCACCATTGACCAGGCTGCAGTGGAGCATTATCTGGCCTTAGGGCACCCCCGGGTCTATCATCTGCCGCTGGGCACAGATCCTGATCTGTTTCACCCCGCAGCCGTATCCGAGGAGTATAGAAGTGATATTTGTTTAGTAGGCGTGCCTTACAGTAACCGGATTGAGCTTATAGAAACCTTACTTGCAGGCACAGCTTATCGCATCCAGATAGTGGGGCGGGGGTGGGGCCGGTATTATCATGAATGGAAGCACAATGCTAAGCGCAATGTGGAGCTGGTGAATGCCTGGGTCCCGCCGGAGACGGCTGCTAAGTTTTACAACGGGGCGAAGATTGTGCTGAATATCCACCGCCCTTCCGCTGAGAAGTACAACCGGAACCGGGCAGGGATTATCGCCACAAGCATCAACAACCGCACCTTTGACGCAGCCAGCAGTGAAGCGTTCCAGCTTACCGATTATAAAAGCGGGCTCCGCCATCAGTTTGACGAGGGCACACAGGTGGTTTCTTATCAGGATAAGCATGATTTGCTGCAGAAGATCCATTACTACATGGCGCATGACGATGAGCGTATGCGGATCGCTGAAGCAGCGAGGCAGCGGGTGCTGGCAGCCCATACCTTTGAGCACCGGCTGCATGCTTTGTTGATGAACGTGCAAGCTTGATAGACGGATTTACCGGACCTGATTGACGCCTCACAGCTATACTGTCAGGCGTTTATTCAGGTTTGCCCATAGATTAAGGGAAGCATTCTGTCCTACATTTGAAAATTTAGTCTTCTAACCTATAACGTTTCGAAGAAGGATACATATGATAGCAAGTAAACAGCAGGGGAGGTATTCGATTGCCAAAAGTTACGATCATTATGACCAGCTACAATAAGGCCGCATATGTCGCAAAGTCCATTGAATCCATTCTGAATCAGACGCTTTCAGACTTTGAATTCTACTTGATGGATGATAACTCGAATGAAGAAACTCTGAAAGTGATTGAGCCCTATCTCAAGGATAAGAGAATTAAATTCTTCAGAAGCGATACAGAAACCCTGCAGCAGAGAGTGGAGAAGGTCAGATATTCCGCGCTGATCAATCAAGCCCTTGCTCAAGCACAGGGGGAGTATATTTCCTATGCTACCGATGATAACCGTTACAGAAATACTAGACTTGAGCAGATGGTGGACTATCTGGAGGAGAATCCCGAAGTCATGATTGCCTACTCTGCATCGCTGGTCAACTACTTGAACGAACAGGATGAAGTGACCCGCAGCCAGCTAAGACCGGCCAAAAAAATCGTTTCGGTGGCCCCTTGCGTCATCGATCATTGCTCCATCCTGCACAGAAGCTCCATTCTTCCGGTCATTCATGACAAGTTCGGGTCTTACTGGGATGAGAATCCGGAGTTCTATCGAATAGGTGACGGCCGGTTCTTCTGGCGGTTGAACCAGTTCTGGGACTTCCACCCTGTAGATGAGGTTCTGGATGATAACTATATCACTGAGCTGTCCATTCACTATCAGTTACAGCATCAAGAGAAGAGCCAGTTCATTCAGATGCTTCCCCCGCAGCGAACCTGCAAGGAGCTGAGAGAAGAGCTGAAATTAATCCAGCAGCACAAGAAATAAGGCCTCTGTATAGAAAGGTACCACGAGGAGGGAAAACGGATTGTCCATCTATCTGTCTAATTACTGGTCGCTCTATAGTGAATTTATCCATACTGCGCAGGAGCTGAAGTACAGGAATATCCCTCTGGCCCTGATGACGAACTTCTATCAACAAATCAACGATGAGCTTAGAAGCGAGATGGGGAGCAGCGGGTTCAAGCTGAAGCTGGAGCATTCCGGTATTCATGAGCAGTACCAGATTCAGCCTTTTTTTGAAAATAGGGTTGCGCCGCTCTATCAGCCTGTGAAGTCCAATCTGAAGGGCAAAATACTGATTAATCTGGACTATATCAGAATGTCGGAGAAAACCATTAGCGAGCATTTCAGCGGAGATTCGGCCATGATTCTATCCCGCTCCAGAGCGGATGAGCTATTTGGCATCCCCAATGTATACAGCCTGGGCTACAAGCAGGATACCAAAGCTGCTGCGGAAGAGCTGGTCCGGCGCGCTGCTGACCTTTTTGCGAAGGACGAAGGACATCCTGCGTTCAGCAATGATTTTTTTGTCCAGACCTTCCTAAGCCGGATTCCTTCCATTGTAGATACGATTGAAATGGTATTTAATCTCTACAATGATCTGCCGGTAGCCGCTGTAATGGTAGGTACGACAGAAGATATAGCCAGCCGGGCGCTTGCCGTCGTTGCAGGGATGAAGGGGATTCCCAGCGTATGTCTGCAGCACGGAATTCTGATGGGAGAGGAAGCATTCATTCCTGTATTCTCCAGCCATATCGCAATCTACGGGCAATATGAACATGATTGGTACGTGCGCAGAGGGCTTGAAGCCGGGCGGATCGTGATTACCGGTCATG
The sequence above is a segment of the Paenibacillus sp. FSL R7-0204 genome. Coding sequences within it:
- a CDS encoding YggS family pyridoxal phosphate-dependent enzyme, whose amino-acid sequence is MASLQERIATTRERVARACAASGRDTSEVKLIAVTKYVSLNTVAAVLEAGLEEIAESRWQDAEPKWNALGHKGIWHFIGHLQTNKVKDVIGKFQYIHSLDRLSLARELHKKAEAAGLAVKVFLQVNISGEDTKFGLAPEAVEDFLREIAPLDRVKVIGLMTMAPHEEDPEATRPVFRGLRELRDRLNLLGLTPEPIHELSMGMSNDFEVAIQEGATRVRLGTVLVGHEEGE
- a CDS encoding cell division protein SepF; amino-acid sequence: MGVMNRFMSFLGLQEEEEIVEREQISRDEDEYEPAPVETRKNQRANVVSIHSQKNVKVVLYEPRSYDEAQEIADHLRSHRTVVINLQRVRNDQAMRIIDFLSGTVYALGGGISKIGGNIFMCTPDTVEIQGSITEILGDEQDYNRMR
- a CDS encoding YggT family protein gives rise to the protein MNEVSSIIYILFQIYYYMILVYILMSWLPNLRENFIGELLGKLVEPYLAPFRRIIPPLFGTLDISPIVAIIMLRFAAVGLQSIVASVFG
- a CDS encoding YlmH family RNA-binding protein — protein: MKNEIYGHFHPDERPFVDKAWEWVTNAGEYHETKLTEFLDPRQAYILQSLVNRHPDVIVRWEGGSSDAERKRGLVAPDYRDLTDEDMELSVLNITSGEQKFLSLEHGDYMGAILGLGIKRGKIGDIHVLEDGCHVVVAADIADYLSMHLTGVHRINVSTEILPLSGLRSSEAKLETMEFTVASLRLDGIAADVTRLSRSKILAPIKAGRVRVNWKVEEDPSCSLKDGDMVSIQGFGRFKVLEIGSLTKKGRYRILVGKFV
- a CDS encoding DivIVA domain-containing protein; the encoded protein is MPLTPLDIHNKEFSRRIRGYDEDEVNEFLDQVIKDYESVIRENKELHNQLLTLQERLDHFVNIEESLSKTILVAQEAADDVKNNSKKESQLILKEAEKNADRIINEALSKSRKVAIETEELRKQASIYRTRFRTLLEAQLELLSQDDWNALESREVSENAL
- a CDS encoding CgeB family protein, with amino-acid sequence MNILFITSGFQGVYSFFEQRIAGALQKAGHHCRALQPGSALDELKLNQLFWQPELILLMAGLKVPESVLECIRQSGVKSAVWMTEDPYYMDWTAPLIAYFDYIFTIDQAAVEHYLALGHPRVYHLPLGTDPDLFHPAAVSEEYRSDICLVGVPYSNRIELIETLLAGTAYRIQIVGRGWGRYYHEWKHNAKRNVELVNAWVPPETAAKFYNGAKIVLNIHRPSAEKYNRNRAGIIATSINNRTFDAASSEAFQLTDYKSGLRHQFDEGTQVVSYQDKHDLLQKIHYYMAHDDERMRIAEAARQRVLAAHTFEHRLHALLMNVQA
- a CDS encoding glycosyltransferase family 2 protein, whose protein sequence is MPKVTIIMTSYNKAAYVAKSIESILNQTLSDFEFYLMDDNSNEETLKVIEPYLKDKRIKFFRSDTETLQQRVEKVRYSALINQALAQAQGEYISYATDDNRYRNTRLEQMVDYLEENPEVMIAYSASLVNYLNEQDEVTRSQLRPAKKIVSVAPCVIDHCSILHRSSILPVIHDKFGSYWDENPEFYRIGDGRFFWRLNQFWDFHPVDEVLDDNYITELSIHYQLQHQEKSQFIQMLPPQRTCKELREELKLIQQHKK
- a CDS encoding capsular polysaccharide export protein, LipB/KpsS family; protein product: MSIYLSNYWSLYSEFIHTAQELKYRNIPLALMTNFYQQINDELRSEMGSSGFKLKLEHSGIHEQYQIQPFFENRVAPLYQPVKSNLKGKILINLDYIRMSEKTISEHFSGDSAMILSRSRADELFGIPNVYSLGYKQDTKAAAEELVRRAADLFAKDEGHPAFSNDFFVQTFLSRIPSIVDTIEMVFNLYNDLPVAAVMVGTTEDIASRALAVVAGMKGIPSVCLQHGILMGEEAFIPVFSSHIAIYGQYEHDWYVRRGLEAGRIVITGHARYDDIFTSKVTSTDSFRETYQLDPHKITLLIATGPTLDEYKIRTLLTQLASHPQFQLIIKPHPWELSKKLISLYTEYEEEYSNVHVVTDRKADTRELIMKSDAVVATLSTVALEGLLFGKPVFVYKFIQANREYDYYDTLERYIQKEPSDLTRIIARYYSSNIEKSNYKTVKEKFLQQSYQIPDSGKALADLMDHLIHGSENR